One Rosa chinensis cultivar Old Blush chromosome 5, RchiOBHm-V2, whole genome shotgun sequence genomic region harbors:
- the LOC112165354 gene encoding homeobox-DDT domain protein RLT1 isoform X1, with protein sequence MEGSEGDNQNRNPENSNSKLNNSGEGGKPKRQMKTPFQLETLEKAYALETYPSESIRAELSEKLGLSDRQLQMWFCHRRLKDKKEGGSGSGPGPGPGPAKKQRKSVAVLPEPPIDDLAHGSEPGSDYGSGSGSGSSPFGHADRNVVSRSVVVEDMPRRRHYESQQSITELRAIAIVEAQLGEPLREDGPVLGIEFDQLPPDAFGAPLVAEQQKRHDAKLNKGTPRSLHEYPYLQDHPIIRPDVYGQVAQSHFHDSAIDGPTARASPFASGNEQLSRVHGGHSRARLLSQQEKQAVAFSSPGDDGLPLRDPFINVRMNTQYGEPPIIAPENSNVLSDGQINDTMLRMERKRKSEEVRMAKEVEAHEVRIRKELEKQDILRRKNEERMKKEMERQDRERRKEEERLMRERQREEERSKKEQKREIERREKFLQKEHIRAEKRRQKEELRKEREEVRRKAALEKATARRLLNKSMELYEDEQLELMELAAASKGLSSIISIDPDTNLDEFRDDLTAFPPKSVLLKKPFAVHPWIDSEENIGNFLMVWRFLITFADVLELWPFTVDEFVQAFHDYDSRLLGEIHVALLRLIIKDIEDVARTPSTGLGLNQNGAANPGGGHPQIVEGAYAWGFDIRNWQKHLNLLTWPEIFRQLALSAGFGPQLKKRSISWSYLPDNDEGKGCRDVISTLRNGSAAENAFAIMQEKGLLAPRRSRHRLTPGTVKFAAFHVLSLEGNKGLTVLELADKIQKSGLRDLTTSKTPEASISVALTRDTKLFERIAPSTYRVRSAYRKDPIDAEAILSAARKKVQIFENGILAAEDVDEVERDDAEEVERDEDSDCDDVDEDPEVDDLATPAIVKKSPDQFNEVTPFSENGQENLCIDVAPTVQNEFDKDVSSFPVTASKEADGPSASSKQCVSGVEISTSNLDQENMEIDESKAGESWVQGLTEGDYSDLSVEERLSSLVSLIGIANEGNSIRVVLEDRLEAANALKKQMWAEAQLDKSRLKEENVSKVDIPSFMGGKAEAHVPGVEDGQSPLLDVYNRINEEGAAETQNSNHGSQVLLNGVPVERAMVPQDTSMGPENILNQQLAYASKKSRSQLKSYIAHRAEEMYAYRSLPLGQDRRHNRYWQFVASASSNDPGSGRIFIELNNGNWRLIDTEEAFDTLLMSLDTRGIRESHLRLMLQKIEASFKENVRRNLHPSSRNHVKKEADEMDSSPDYPSGFDSPGSTVSALNTDVGETSSSFRIELNRNENEKRAALSRYQDFQKWMWRECFSTSALCASKYGKKRCRQLFDFCDFCLSCYHFEDSHCSFCHQTFGATYENLDFSEHVIQCKERRNLETCDIHVPGTSVPLASKLLKAFMALVEVSVPPEALQSFWTEDSRKTWGAKLNASSSVEELLQMLTVFETAMKRDFVSSNFAATDELLGSSKQSVIANRDYLDTKSVSVLPWIPHTTAAVALRVYEMDSAITYIPNEKPEPNGDKEVGEHIKIPLRFTPMRNDREIEPTETDHNEQSTHLKSARNSLKRGRGGREQGRGKKSKSGGSRRKARGNENENMSQGLGPVGRRTQGQGSGRGRRTVRKRRMKNRAVEGTLMGHVTDLRSSPDSGGESPRNLAGEWDDENINMIHMKGDEQREEYEQAEALESDDEEQAVGYEQGNWEIGFDGTSSGWNSGLREPSDEEMDASEDDNNGIEEAREEDSEGDVDLSDASDEVPNRIINDGGTDSASDDDDYSD encoded by the exons ATGGAGGGTTCGGAAGGAGATAATCAGAATCGGAACCCCGAGAATAGCAATAGTAAATTGAACAATTCCGGCGAGGGAGGCAAGCCCAAGCGCCAGATGAAGACGCCGTTTCAGCTCGAAACCCTAGAGAAGGCCTATGCGT TGGAGACGTACCCATCGGAGTCGATTAGGGCGGAGCTGTCGGAGAAATTGGGGCTTTCCGATCGGCAGTTGCAGATGTGGTTCTGTCACAGAAGGCTGAAGGATAAGAAGGAAGGAGGTTCGGGTTCGGGTCCGGGTCCGGGTCCAGGACCGGCGAAGAAGCAGAGGAAATCAGTGGCGGTGTTGCCGGAGCCTCCAATTGATGACTTGGCACATGGGTCGGAGCCGGGGAGTGACTATGGGTCGGGTTCGGGCTCTGGCTCGAGCCCATTTGGTCATGCAGACCGCAATGTGGTGTCCAGGAGTGTTGTTGTTGAGGATATGCCAAGGAGGAGGCATTATGAGTCACAGCAGTCGATTACGGAGCTTAGAGCCATTGCTATTGTGGAAGCTCAATTGGGAGAGCCATTAAGGGAAGATGGCCCTGTGCTTGGGATAGAGTTTGATCAATTGCCCCCGGATGCATTCGGGGCACCTCTAG TTGCAGAGCAGCAGAAGCGGCATGATGCAAAACTAAATAAA GGTACTCCGAGATCTCTCCATGAATATCCATATCTTCAAGACCACCCCATTATTCGGCCTGATGTATATGGACAAGTTGCTCAATCTCATTTTCATGATTCAGCAATTGATGGTCCAACTGCAAGAGCTTCACCATTTGCAAGTGGAAATGAACAGTTGTCAAGGGTTCACGGTGGCCACAGTCGGGCTCGTCTTCTGTCACAACAGGAGAAGCAAGCAGTGGCCTTTTCATCTCCTGGTGATGATGGCTTACCTCTAAGGGACCCCTTTATCAATGTTAGAATGAATACTCAATATGGTGAACCCCCTATTATTGCACCGGAAAACTCTAATGTATTGTCTGATGGTCAAATTAATGACACTATGCTGAGAATGGAGAGGAAACGCAAG AGTGAAGAAGTCAGAATGGCTAAAGAAGTAGAAGCTCATGAAGTTCGAATTCGGAAGGAGCTGGAGAAACAAGATATTCTAAGGAGAAAG AATGAGGAAAGAATGAAGAAAGAAATGGAAAGGCAAGACCGTGAAAGGCGAAAGGAGGAAGAGAGGTTGATGCGTGAGAGGCAGCGAGAGGAAGAGAGATCAAAGAAGGAGCAAAAACGTGAAATCGAACGAAGGGAGAAGTTTTTGCAAAAAGAACATATAAGA GCTGAGAAAAGGAGGCAAAAGGAAGAGCTccgaaaagagagagaggaagtgagACGCAAAGCTGCACTTGAGAAGGCTACTGCAAGAAGGCTTCTTAATAAATCTATGGAACTTTATGAGGATGAGCAACTAGAGCTAATGGAGTTGGCTGCTGCAAGCAAGGGATTATCCTCAATAATTAGTATTGATCCTGACACCAACCTTGATGAATTCAGAG ATGATCTGACGGCATTTCCACCGAAGTCTGTGCTATTGAAAAAACCATTTGCAGTTCATCCGTGGATCGATTCAGAGGAGAACATCGGTAACTTTCTCATG GTTTGGAGATTTTTGATTACATTTGCAGATGTTCTTGAGTTATGGCCTTTTACTGTGGATGAGTTTGTTCAAGCTTTTCATGACTAT GATTCAAGGTTGTTAGGAGAGATTCATGTTGCTCTCTTGAGGTTGATTATAAAGGATATAGAAGATGTTGCAAGGACACCTTCTACTGGACTAGGTCTCAATCAAAATGGTGCTGCTAATCCTGGAGGTGGACATCCACAGATTGTTGAAGGA GCATATGCATGGGGATTTGATATAAGGAACTGGCAGAAGCACTTAAATCTGCTAACATGGCCTGAAATTTTTCGCCAACTAGCACTCTCCGCTGGATTTGGGCCACAGTTGAAGAAAAGGAGTATCTCATGGTCATACTTGCCTGATAATGATGAG GGTAAAGGTTGTCGTGATGTAATTTCAACTCTCCGCAATGGTTCAGCAGCTGAAAATGCATTTGCAATAATGCAAGAAAAGGGCTTATTAGCTCCACGGAGATCCAGACATCGGTTGACGCCAGGAACTGTAAAGTTTGCAGCTTTTCATGTCCTTTCTCTTGAGGGAAACAAGGGATTGACGGTGTTAGAACTTGCTGACAAGATTCAG AAATCTGGCCTTCGAGACCTGACAACAAGCAAGACTCCAGAAGCTTCAATTTCAGTTGCTCTGACGAGAGATACTAAGCTTTTTGAAAGAATTGCTCCTTCAACATATCGTGTACGATCTGCTTACAGAAAGGACCCTATTGATGCTGAGGCCATACTTTCGGCAGCGAGGAAGAAGGTTCAGATATTTGAAAATGGGATTTTAGCTGCAGAAGATGTCGATGAGGTTGAAAGAGATGATGCCGAAGAGGTTGAGAGAGATGAAGACTCTGATTGTGATGACGTTGACGAGGACCCTGAAGTTGACGACTTAGCTACTCCAGCCATAGTGAAGAAATCCCCTGATCAGTTTAATGAAGTGACTCCTTTTTCAGAGAATGGACAGGAAAATTTATGCATTGATGTTGCACCAACTGTGCAAAATGAGTTTGATAAGGATGTTTCATCTTTCCCCGTTACTGCTTCCAAAGAGGCAGACGGTCCAAGTGCTTCCTCCAAGCAGTGTGTTTCTGGTGTAGAAATTAGTACTAGCAATCTTGATCAAGAAAATATGGAGATTGATGAGAGCAAGGCAGGTGAGTCATGGGTTCAAGGGCTTACAGAAGGGGATTATTCTGATCTCAGTGTCGAAGAGCGTCTTAGTTCTCTCGTTTCCTTAATTGGTATTGCAAATGAAGGAAACTCTATTCGTGTTGTTCTTGAG GATCGCTTAGAAGCAGCAAATGCTCTTAAGAAGCAAATGTGGGCAGAGGCACAGCTTGACAAAAGTCGCCTAAAAGAAGAGAATGTGAGTAAAGTTGATATTCCATCTTTCATGGGAGGCAAAGCTGAAGCCCATGTTCCCGGAGTGGAAGACGGCCAAAGTCCTCTACTGGATGTTTATAATAGAATCAATGAGGAAGGAGCTGCAGAAACTCAAAATTCGAATCATGGTTCACAAGTACTTCTGAATGGTGTGCCTGTTGAAAGGGCCATGGTACCTCAAGATACTTCCATGGGTCCTGAAAACATCTTGAATCAGCAATTGGCTTATGCATCAAAAAAGTCACGTTCACAGTTGAAATCATATATTGCCCACAGAGCAGAGGAGATGTATGCTTACAGGTCCCTCCCTCTTGGCCAAGATCGCAGGCATAATCGATACTGGCAATTTGTTGCATCTGCATCGAGCAATGATCCTGGTTCAGGCAGAATCTTTATTGAACTAAACAATGGAAATTGGAGGCTTATTGACACCGAGGAG GCATTTGACACTCTTTTGATGTCACTGGATACACGTGGGATTAGAGAATCCCATTTACGCTTAATGTTGCAAAAGATTGAGGCATCCTTCAAGGAAAATGTTCGTAGAAATTTGCATCCTTCAAGTAGAAATCATGTTAAAAAAGAAGCTGATGAAATGGATTCTAGTCCCGACTACCCTTCGGGTTTCGACAGCCCTGGAAGTACAGTTTCTGCTTTAAATACTGACGTTGGGGAGACGTCCTCTTCTTTCAGAATTGAGCTTAACCGAAACGAAAATGAGAAAAGGGCTGCCTTGAGTAGGTATCAAGATTTTCAGAAGTGGATGTGGAGAGAATGCTTCAGTACATCTGCATTATGTGCCTCGAAATATGGGAAAAAGAGGTGCAGACAGCTCTTTGATTTTTGCGATTTCTGCCTCAGTTGTTACCACTTTGAAGACTCCCACTGCAGTTTCTGCCATCAGACGTTTGGTGCTACCTATGAAAATCTTGACTTTTCTGAACATGTAATACAATGTAAAGAGAGAAGGAACTTGGAAACTTGCGATATCCATGTTCCTGGTACTTCTGTTCCTTTGGCCAGCAAATTGCTCAAGGCCTTCATGGCTCTTGTTGAG GTATCTGTTCCACCCGAAGCCCTTCAATCCTTTTGGACAGAAGACAGTCGAAAGACGTGGGGAGCAAAACTGAATGCGTCATCATCGGTTGAAGAGCTTCTGCAG ATGTTAACTGTGTTTGAGACTGCGATGAAACGAGACTTTGTGTCATCAAACTTTGCAGCGACTGATGAATTACTGGGCTCCAGCAAACAGTCAGTGATTGCTAATCGTGATTATCTAGACACCAAATCAGTTTCTGTACTTCCTTGGATACCACATACCACGGCAGCTGTGGCTCTGAGGGTTTATGAGATGGACTCAGCAATTACATATATACCGAATGAGAAACCTGAGCCCAATGGCGACAAGGAAGTCGGAGAACATATT AAGATTCCTTTGAGATTCACCCCAATGAGAAATGATAGGGAGATCGAACCAACAGAGACAGACCACAACGAACAAAGTACTCACCTGAAAAGTGCACGAAACAGCCTCAAACGTGGTAGAGGAGGTCGTGAGCAAGGACGTGGTAAAAAGTCCAAATCTGGTGGTAGTCGGCGAAAAGCTAGAGGTAATGAGAACGAGAATATGAGTCAAGGATTAGGACCTGTGGGGCGAAGAACGCAGGGACAAGGGAGTGGACGGGGCCGACGTACTGTTAGAAAGAGGAGAATGAAGAACAGGGCTGTCGAGGGGACACTTATGGGTCATGTGACTGACCTACGCAGTAGCCCTGACAGTGGAGGGGAATCACCCAGAAACTTGGCTGGGGAATGGGATGATGAAAATATCAATATGATCCATATGAAAGGTGATGAACAACGAGAGGAGTATGAGCAAGCAGAGGCACTGGAATCTGATGACGAAGAACAAGCAGTGGGATATGAACAAGGGAACTGGGAGATTGGATTTGATGGGACCTCCAGCGGTTGGAACAGTGGTCTACGAGAACCTAGTGATGAGGAGATGGATGCTTCTGAAGATGATAATAATGGCATTGAGGAAGCAAGAGAAGAAGATTCGGAAGGGGATGTAGATTTGAGTGATGCTTCAGATGAAGTCCCAAACAGGATTATAAATGATGGCGGCACTGATTCAGCTTCAGACGATGATGATTACAGTGATTGA